The following proteins are encoded in a genomic region of Mycolicibacterium confluentis:
- a CDS encoding tubulin-like doman-containing protein, with translation MRRFLVVGCGGSGGATLSFMMDQLRSELHAAGIDKLLPGWQFVHIDVPSAAESGPEGLANVPAQGGSYIGCGPQGSSYSILDGALSQRLVAENSLDTIATWAPRNPQEVTNPISAGAGQYRAIGRMITLSKASEIHARLQSAWDALFRVETISAMASADVPGMGRFDPNEPPLVLVVSSMAGGAGASMALDICRLLTLVTGLDPKLMGVFMVTPDIFESLPESARIGVRANALAMLGEIVASQSGAAREHDVRLLRALGQQHGEGEPIPFARVFPVGRYIGADRTQFGDGSQYAVYRGLARGLAALMMSGRASDQFVSYDLGNTASPEGDRDLLGWGIATWDVLPWGTYGFSSLSMGRDRYAEYAAQRLARSAVDKLLFGHMQPGNPASSTEQLDSLLSSQWTAHCTELRLPASVSDEQTRVGILGNWIGAGAFPPEAVNATVNGLIDRQLRGYLPNPQGMNAEQWTPIFRQALHNRRGELARACAEAAYAMAYAWHNEFADRLERMVGVAVANLGLPYARELVDKLRRYIDDALAPGIAQLGSMGPPDIVAVPPQVDAALRSLHGVMTNADQVLGTALDGFRASVRRQLFADAAARIADIMRVMGPELLAPLRESLGEAMILLEKARADPPSDVGLARLSTDQYSAWPADADELVPPRFAEANNEVLLISSAAFKARYETDLPKAVAGANAMIPLRGAIDEAAASVILGLWRTSGGYSAPGGLITRTATWVTRALGTDPETGRARVPSMAQFDVHTRTHELLRRARLYVERPGEAFEEFCKVSLRDFVAGVGASESELANRRRDIATKFAEALSLARPLASVNDQALQRVHPGKQVEYRYKFSDVPFLGQPVAEALAEVLRANPRIDQASRDNYDRSLSDEDNVTRVDIFGSYPNYSPLAFDSVLKPAAQQWSQIAGPGRKGFWRWRRSRPLSASLPMTDDERRVMTAGWFLGQLLGRIQIPASPYAEPVRIFDGETSTWVDFPNPLLTPPSDFLAPYDWLPAVLESILLAIAQSHEPPVMRSLRPYSVLRALYDSHTQDPASGIVELSAAGLLRDFLQSGSTAPGVTSRVGPVAAAETADERHEAAQTWLATIRDVAAQYLPAGAPGAAPEGAFTTVGTRSKAAKTPIFRDLGPDVYWATDTLIKLLDRESAALAAGVSSAGAAALVDDGSPVVIPEGGTF, from the coding sequence ATGCGTCGATTCTTGGTAGTGGGATGTGGCGGTTCCGGCGGCGCGACGTTGTCGTTCATGATGGACCAGCTGCGCTCGGAACTGCACGCCGCCGGAATCGATAAGCTCCTGCCCGGCTGGCAGTTCGTTCACATCGACGTGCCCAGCGCGGCCGAGTCCGGGCCCGAAGGCCTGGCCAACGTCCCGGCCCAGGGGGGAAGCTACATCGGCTGCGGTCCGCAGGGCAGCAGCTACTCGATCCTCGATGGCGCACTGTCGCAACGACTGGTCGCCGAGAACAGCCTCGACACGATCGCGACATGGGCCCCGCGCAATCCGCAGGAGGTCACCAACCCCATCTCCGCGGGTGCGGGACAGTACCGCGCGATCGGCCGCATGATCACCCTGTCGAAGGCCAGCGAGATCCACGCGCGCCTGCAGTCCGCGTGGGACGCGCTGTTCCGTGTCGAGACGATCTCGGCGATGGCGTCGGCGGATGTGCCCGGCATGGGCCGGTTCGATCCCAACGAGCCCCCGTTGGTCCTCGTGGTGTCCTCGATGGCCGGCGGCGCGGGTGCGTCGATGGCGCTCGACATCTGCCGACTTCTGACCCTGGTCACAGGTCTCGATCCCAAGCTCATGGGCGTGTTCATGGTGACCCCGGACATCTTCGAGTCGCTGCCCGAAAGCGCCCGAATCGGTGTGCGCGCCAACGCATTGGCGATGCTCGGTGAGATCGTCGCGAGCCAGTCCGGCGCCGCGCGCGAGCATGATGTGCGCCTCCTGCGGGCGTTGGGTCAGCAGCACGGCGAGGGGGAGCCCATCCCGTTCGCCCGCGTCTTCCCCGTCGGTCGCTACATCGGCGCCGACCGCACACAGTTCGGCGACGGCTCGCAGTACGCGGTCTACCGCGGCCTGGCCCGCGGACTGGCGGCCCTGATGATGAGCGGGCGGGCCAGCGACCAGTTCGTGTCCTACGACCTGGGTAACACGGCCTCCCCCGAAGGTGACCGCGACCTGCTCGGCTGGGGCATCGCGACATGGGATGTGTTGCCCTGGGGCACATACGGCTTCTCGAGCCTGTCGATGGGACGCGATCGCTACGCCGAGTACGCTGCGCAGCGCCTGGCCCGAAGTGCCGTCGACAAGCTGCTCTTCGGGCACATGCAACCCGGCAATCCGGCGTCGAGCACCGAACAACTCGATTCGCTGCTGTCGAGTCAGTGGACGGCACACTGCACCGAGTTGAGGCTGCCCGCGTCGGTGAGTGACGAGCAGACGCGAGTCGGCATCCTGGGCAACTGGATCGGCGCGGGCGCGTTCCCGCCCGAGGCTGTGAATGCCACCGTCAACGGCCTGATTGACCGGCAGCTTCGTGGCTACCTGCCCAACCCGCAGGGTATGAACGCCGAGCAGTGGACGCCGATCTTCCGGCAGGCGCTGCACAATCGGCGCGGCGAGTTGGCCCGGGCGTGCGCCGAGGCGGCCTATGCGATGGCCTATGCGTGGCACAACGAGTTCGCCGATCGCCTCGAGCGGATGGTCGGCGTGGCGGTCGCCAACCTCGGCCTGCCGTACGCGCGGGAACTCGTCGACAAGCTGCGGCGCTACATCGACGACGCCTTGGCGCCCGGCATCGCGCAGTTGGGCAGTATGGGGCCGCCCGACATCGTCGCCGTCCCGCCTCAGGTGGACGCCGCGCTGCGCTCGCTGCACGGCGTGATGACCAACGCCGACCAGGTGCTGGGGACCGCGCTCGACGGCTTCCGGGCCAGTGTGCGTCGCCAACTGTTCGCCGACGCCGCCGCCCGGATCGCAGACATCATGCGGGTGATGGGGCCCGAACTGCTTGCGCCGCTGCGGGAGTCGCTCGGTGAGGCGATGATCCTGCTGGAGAAGGCCCGCGCCGACCCGCCGTCGGACGTCGGCCTGGCGCGCCTGTCGACGGATCAGTACTCGGCCTGGCCCGCCGACGCGGACGAACTGGTCCCGCCGCGCTTCGCCGAAGCCAACAACGAAGTGCTGCTGATCAGTTCGGCGGCGTTCAAGGCCCGGTACGAGACCGATCTGCCGAAGGCCGTCGCGGGCGCCAACGCCATGATCCCGTTGCGCGGCGCGATCGACGAGGCCGCCGCCAGCGTCATCCTCGGCCTGTGGCGGACCAGCGGAGGCTACTCGGCCCCCGGCGGCCTGATCACCCGGACGGCGACGTGGGTGACCCGCGCCCTGGGTACCGACCCGGAGACGGGGCGGGCCAGGGTGCCGTCGATGGCACAGTTTGACGTCCACACCCGAACTCATGAACTGCTGCGCCGCGCGAGGCTTTACGTCGAGCGTCCGGGTGAGGCCTTCGAGGAGTTCTGCAAGGTTTCGCTGCGCGACTTCGTGGCGGGCGTGGGTGCCTCGGAGTCCGAACTGGCCAACCGGCGACGCGACATCGCCACCAAGTTCGCCGAGGCCCTGTCGTTGGCGAGACCTCTGGCCAGCGTGAATGACCAGGCGCTGCAGCGCGTGCACCCGGGCAAGCAGGTCGAGTACCGCTACAAGTTCTCCGATGTGCCGTTCCTGGGCCAACCCGTCGCCGAGGCGCTGGCCGAGGTGCTGCGCGCCAACCCGCGCATCGACCAGGCCAGTCGGGACAACTACGACCGGTCGCTGTCTGACGAGGACAACGTCACGCGGGTGGACATCTTCGGCTCCTACCCGAACTACTCGCCGCTGGCATTCGACTCGGTGCTCAAGCCCGCCGCCCAGCAGTGGTCCCAGATCGCGGGCCCGGGCCGAAAGGGGTTCTGGCGCTGGCGCCGGTCCCGGCCACTGTCGGCGTCGCTGCCGATGACCGACGACGAACGCCGGGTCATGACCGCGGGCTGGTTCCTGGGACAGCTCCTGGGCCGGATCCAGATCCCGGCCTCGCCCTACGCCGAACCCGTGCGCATCTTCGACGGCGAGACCTCGACGTGGGTGGACTTCCCGAACCCGCTGCTGACCCCGCCCTCGGACTTCCTGGCGCCCTACGACTGGCTTCCCGCGGTGCTGGAGAGCATCCTGCTGGCCATCGCGCAGTCGCATGAGCCGCCGGTCATGCGCTCGCTGCGGCCCTACAGCGTGCTGCGTGCCCTGTACGACTCGCACACGCAGGATCCCGCCAGCGGCATTGTCGAACTGTCGGCCGCGGGCCTGCTGCGGGACTTCCTGCAGTCGGGCAGCACCGCGCCCGGCGTGACGTCCCGCGTCGGTCCGGTGGCCGCCGCCGAAACGGCCGACGAGCGGCACGAGGCCGCGCAGACGTGGCTGGCCACGATTCGGGACGTCGCGGCGCAGTACCTGCCCGCTGGCGCACCCGGCGCGGCCCCCGAGGGTGCGTTCACGACGGTCGGCACGCGGTCCAAGGCCGCCAAGACGCCGATCTTCCGTGACCTCGGGCCCGACGTGTACTGGGCGACCGACACGCTGATCAAGCTGCTGGACCGGGAGTCGGCCGCGCTGGCGGCCGGCGTCAGCAGTGCGGGCGCGGCCGCTCTGGTGGACGACGGCAGCCCGGTGGTGATTCCGGAGGGCGGGACGTTTTGA